A region of Gloeocapsopsis sp. IPPAS B-1203 DNA encodes the following proteins:
- a CDS encoding tetratricopeptide repeat protein: MQKQSLLAISILLLGGIGVIVPPTAEAQVVAAQNKGAVPSSPYHRSQQLQKLLQEGRRLMDAGKSAAAIARYQQAAKLSPKNARIFSTIGFLYARLGNFAAATTAYRQAIDAAPTHADFHYALGYTLARTGQYAEAASAYRRTTELDQNNINAYLGLGVVLLRQRNYKGAEWAAQQAINRDPNNASAYELMGAIQLQQDQFRDAIATLQRSATIDPNNANVLVNLATAWATQGNITAALMTLRQAIQIDPQNVKALLQMGDILRVQNDVQGAINAYKRALALQPDLAEAQKAMNDMLLNQPGSNHLNRPLPSRL, encoded by the coding sequence GTGCAAAAGCAAAGTTTATTAGCTATCAGTATCTTGCTGCTAGGAGGAATTGGTGTTATTGTACCGCCAACTGCTGAGGCTCAGGTAGTAGCAGCACAAAATAAAGGCGCGGTACCAAGTAGTCCTTACCACAGAAGTCAGCAACTGCAAAAATTGCTGCAAGAAGGACGTAGATTGATGGATGCAGGAAAATCAGCCGCAGCGATCGCTCGCTATCAACAGGCAGCGAAGTTATCACCGAAAAATGCGCGTATTTTTTCGACAATTGGCTTTTTGTACGCCCGTCTAGGAAACTTTGCAGCAGCAACAACAGCATATCGGCAAGCTATTGACGCAGCGCCAACCCATGCAGACTTTCACTACGCTCTTGGTTATACGCTAGCAAGGACGGGACAATATGCAGAGGCTGCCAGTGCGTATAGGAGAACAACAGAGCTAGACCAGAATAATATTAATGCTTACCTTGGTTTGGGTGTAGTGCTATTGCGCCAAAGGAATTATAAAGGTGCAGAGTGGGCAGCACAGCAAGCGATCAACCGCGATCCAAATAATGCGAGTGCTTATGAATTAATGGGTGCAATTCAACTGCAACAAGATCAGTTTCGCGATGCGATCGCTACCTTGCAAAGATCAGCGACAATTGACCCTAACAACGCTAACGTTTTAGTCAATCTAGCTACCGCTTGGGCGACTCAGGGCAATATCACTGCAGCGTTAATGACTTTGAGACAAGCTATTCAAATAGACCCACAAAATGTCAAAGCATTACTTCAAATGGGGGACATTCTCAGAGTTCAAAACGATGTTCAAGGTGCAATAAACGCATACAAACGTGCTTTGGCATTGCAGCCAGATTTAGCAGAAGCCCAAAAAGCAATGAATGATATGCTGCTCAATCAACCAGGTAGCAATCATCTAAATCGTCCTCTGCCGTCACGGCTTTGA
- a CDS encoding ABC transporter ATP-binding protein: MMSAVLLQNVHKLYNNIPVVNDLSFTIQPGEMFGLLGPNGAGKSTTIRMLTTLTKPSQGRIEVAGFNVMRQSLQVKQCIGVVLQQTSVDGDLSVWENMELHGRLHHIDNPQRQRLMSQWLEYVELADRRDALVKTLSGGMKRRLQIARALLHQPQILFLDEPTVGLDPQTRRRLWEIILDLNKQGMTMLLTTHYMEEVEYLCDRIGIMDNGKLISLGTLQQLRAKHGEGLAIKQTDTKDAGRWEYQFFPTLEQANAYLDQQKDKTGIMVRPSNLEDIFVELTGRQLD; encoded by the coding sequence TTGATGTCTGCTGTCTTGCTGCAAAACGTTCATAAGCTTTACAACAACATTCCTGTTGTTAATGACCTCTCTTTTACAATTCAACCTGGAGAAATGTTTGGTTTGCTAGGACCAAACGGCGCCGGTAAATCAACAACAATTCGGATGCTGACAACTTTAACGAAACCATCTCAAGGGCGGATTGAAGTCGCAGGGTTTAATGTCATGCGTCAATCACTGCAAGTAAAGCAGTGCATTGGAGTAGTTTTGCAACAAACGAGTGTTGATGGCGATTTATCTGTGTGGGAAAATATGGAGTTGCATGGCAGACTACATCACATTGATAATCCTCAGCGTCAGCGACTCATGAGCCAATGGCTGGAGTACGTAGAACTTGCAGATCGACGAGATGCTCTTGTGAAAACATTGTCTGGTGGTATGAAGCGCCGCTTACAAATTGCTAGGGCATTGTTACATCAACCCCAAATTTTATTTTTAGATGAACCAACAGTAGGACTCGATCCGCAAACTCGGCGACGTTTGTGGGAAATCATTCTTGATTTAAATAAGCAGGGAATGACAATGTTACTGACAACGCACTACATGGAAGAAGTCGAGTACTTATGCGATCGCATCGGCATTATGGATAATGGCAAACTGATTTCCCTAGGAACGCTACAACAGTTACGTGCCAAACACGGAGAAGGATTAGCGATCAAACAAACAGATACGAAGGACGCAGGGCGCTGGGAATATCAATTTTTCCCCACCCTAGAACAAGCCAACGCCTACCTTGACCAGCAAAAAGATAAAACTGGCATTATGGTACGTCCCTCAAACCTTGAGGATATTTTTGTCGAACTCACCGGACGCCAACTCGATTAG
- a CDS encoding nicotinate phosphoribosyltransferase has translation MTPSLDCVPTQELTLTAEDYSLLTDLYQLTMAACYTGEGLEQKWASFELFTRRLPDDFGYLIAMGLAQALEYLENLHFSAAQISALKATKIFNNAPESFWTLLKSGHFTGDVWAVPEGTAVFANEPLLRVEAPLWQAQLVETYLLNTLNFQTLVATRAARLRDIAGSSATLLEFGTRRAFSPQSSLWAARAALAAGLDSTSNVLAALQLGSQPSGTMAHSLVMAIAAIEGTEDQAFTAFHRYFPGAPLLIDTYDTVAAAERLSKKVQAGEMQLAGVRLDSGDLVTLSQQVRSLLPEVSIFASGDLDEWEIARLKASGAEIDGYGLGTRLVTGTPVNGVYKIVEIAGIPVMKQSSGKATYPGRKQVFRSFEGNQAIKDCLGLVSETDAQPLLQLVMQQGKRIHLPESITQIRDRTAKSVASLPDFVKQLDHPTPFPVEISPALQQLTEKTRLAETTVTAYSRVQGSGFRER, from the coding sequence ATGACACCCTCCCTGGATTGCGTACCAACTCAGGAACTGACGTTAACTGCAGAAGATTACAGTCTGCTGACAGATCTTTATCAGTTGACAATGGCAGCTTGCTATACAGGTGAAGGGCTAGAGCAAAAATGGGCAAGTTTTGAACTGTTTACCCGCCGCTTACCTGATGATTTCGGTTACTTGATTGCAATGGGATTAGCTCAAGCATTAGAGTATCTCGAAAATTTACACTTTAGTGCAGCGCAGATATCCGCTTTAAAAGCAACCAAAATTTTTAATAACGCACCAGAAAGCTTTTGGACGCTGCTAAAATCAGGACATTTTACCGGAGATGTTTGGGCAGTACCCGAAGGAACCGCCGTTTTTGCGAATGAACCACTTTTGCGAGTCGAAGCGCCGCTATGGCAAGCACAGCTAGTGGAAACCTATCTACTTAACACACTTAATTTTCAAACACTAGTTGCAACACGGGCAGCACGACTGCGAGATATTGCCGGATCGTCTGCAACACTTTTGGAATTTGGGACGCGACGGGCTTTTAGTCCGCAATCTTCATTATGGGCAGCACGGGCAGCGCTAGCTGCTGGATTAGATTCTACCTCAAATGTGTTAGCTGCGCTGCAGCTTGGTAGTCAACCGAGTGGGACAATGGCGCATTCTTTAGTAATGGCGATCGCTGCAATCGAAGGCACAGAAGATCAAGCTTTTACAGCCTTTCATCGCTATTTTCCAGGCGCCCCCTTGTTGATTGACACATACGATACAGTAGCAGCTGCCGAACGTTTGTCCAAAAAAGTTCAAGCAGGAGAAATGCAACTTGCGGGAGTGCGCTTAGATTCGGGAGATTTAGTCACGTTGTCGCAACAAGTGCGATCGCTTTTACCCGAAGTCAGTATTTTTGCTAGCGGCGATCTTGATGAATGGGAGATTGCCAGACTAAAAGCGAGTGGTGCAGAAATTGATGGCTATGGTTTGGGAACGCGCTTAGTGACAGGTACACCTGTCAATGGAGTCTACAAAATTGTCGAAATTGCCGGCATCCCCGTTATGAAACAATCGAGTGGTAAAGCAACGTATCCTGGACGCAAACAAGTTTTTCGGAGTTTTGAGGGTAATCAAGCAATCAAAGACTGTTTAGGCTTAGTTTCAGAAACCGATGCACAGCCATTATTGCAACTAGTCATGCAGCAAGGCAAACGAATTCATCTGCCAGAGTCAATCACACAAATTCGCGATCGCACCGCTAAATCAGTTGCCAGTTTACCTGATTTTGTCAAGCAACTTGATCATCCGACACCTTTTCCTGTAGAAATATCTCCCGCCTTGCAGCAATTGACTGAGAAAACTCGGCTAGCTGAGACAACCGTAACTGCTTATAGCAGGGTTCAGGGTTCAGGGTTCAGGGAACGCTAA
- a CDS encoding nicotinate-nucleotide adenylyltransferase has product MLKIALFGTSADPPTAGHQAIISWLSQCYDWVAVWAADNPFKSHGSPLEHRAAMLRLLIEDINPPRSNIGLHQELSSHRTLETVYKAKQHWGKNTVFTLVIGSDLIDQLQQWYAIEELLQQVQLLVVPRPGYEVEDSDLQPLRQLGAEVAIANLTAPDVSSTAYRESGDAEALTPPVEAYIHQQHLYECQHAAKEKLPM; this is encoded by the coding sequence ATGCTCAAAATTGCGTTATTTGGTACAAGTGCTGATCCTCCTACCGCCGGACATCAAGCAATTATTAGCTGGTTATCACAATGCTACGATTGGGTGGCAGTATGGGCAGCAGATAATCCCTTTAAATCTCACGGTTCACCTCTAGAACATCGCGCTGCCATGCTGCGGTTGCTGATTGAGGATATTAATCCTCCTCGCTCTAATATCGGCTTACATCAAGAATTGAGTAGTCATCGCACGCTAGAGACAGTCTATAAAGCAAAACAACACTGGGGTAAGAACACAGTCTTTACACTTGTTATTGGTTCTGATTTGATCGATCAGTTACAACAATGGTACGCCATTGAAGAATTGTTGCAACAAGTTCAGTTATTAGTCGTACCGCGACCAGGATATGAAGTAGAAGACAGTGACTTGCAACCGCTAAGACAGTTGGGCGCGGAGGTGGCGATCGCCAATCTAACTGCACCTGATGTTTCCTCAACAGCGTATCGTGAAAGTGGAGATGCCGAAGCGTTAACACCTCCTGTAGAAGCATATATTCATCAACAGCATTTGTACGAATGCCAACACGCAGCCAAAGAAAAATTGCCGATGTAG
- a CDS encoding DUF1802 family protein produces MQLNTSHALKEWAVAVEALEQAKTIVLLRKGGIHEQGGHFRVAYGRVLLYPTYEHQQPALLKPEYAQAVTPVPSGWHPETVRIGSWAEITDIVPVNQPSAVEALLPFHIWNEKFISDRLKWKSRQPLYILLLRTYILPQVHIPYSAEYGGCKSWIDIVQTIFLENSQAVLSDETYSHKVAEIRQTVNHVLQEASC; encoded by the coding sequence ATGCAATTAAATACTTCCCATGCACTCAAAGAATGGGCTGTAGCAGTTGAAGCGCTAGAGCAAGCTAAAACGATCGTGCTGCTACGCAAAGGTGGTATTCACGAACAAGGTGGGCACTTTCGGGTTGCTTACGGTCGTGTTTTGCTGTATCCCACCTACGAACATCAGCAACCTGCGCTGTTAAAACCAGAATATGCTCAGGCTGTAACTCCGGTACCTTCTGGTTGGCATCCTGAAACTGTGCGTATTGGTAGTTGGGCAGAAATTACTGATATTGTGCCTGTTAACCAACCGTCAGCAGTAGAAGCATTGTTGCCATTTCATATCTGGAATGAAAAGTTTATTAGCGATCGCCTGAAATGGAAATCGCGCCAGCCATTATACATATTGCTGCTACGAACCTACATCCTTCCTCAAGTGCATATTCCCTACAGTGCAGAATATGGGGGTTGTAAGTCTTGGATTGACATAGTACAAACAATTTTTCTAGAAAACTCGCAAGCTGTTCTATCTGATGAAACTTACTCTCACAAAGTGGCAGAAATTCGCCAAACCGTAAATCATGTTTTGCAAGAGGCTAGTTGCTAG
- a CDS encoding NAD+ synthase produces the protein MKIAIAQINPTVGDLAGNARKILTAAQDAAAQGADLLLTPELSLCGYPPRDLLLDPSFMTAIASTLQQLAHDLPPQLAVLVGCVEPNAQAQISGGKPLFNSVALLHQGIQHFHKRLLPTYDVFDENRYFEPGQETKFFTINPSPLTSRPSSLKIGVTICEDLWNDEEFWGKRHYAVSPITDLIEAGVDLIVNLSASPYSVAKQQLREAMLSHAASRYRCPILYANQIAANDDLIFDGCSVGFNRNGEMVCRAAAFEPELLFVEFDEEKQDLQPSIIASMPENNDAQIWQALVLGVKDYTRKCGFSKVVIGLSGGVDSALVAAIATAALGKENVLGVLMPSPYSSEHSIKDALQLAANLGIQTQIIPIEELMQGYDRTLASLFADTEFGLAEENIQSRIRGNLLMAISNKFGHLLLSTGNKSEMAVGYCTLYGDMNGGLAVIADVPKTRVYSLCRWLNQDLEIIPGNILTKAPSAELKPGQVDQDSLPSYDVLDDILERFICNHESASQITQAGHDPTIVDRVIKMVVRAEFKRRQAPPGLKVTDRAFGTGWRMPIANKWVSTSNCPTNTLEQTSLTSQTSA, from the coding sequence ATGAAAATTGCGATCGCTCAAATTAATCCTACTGTTGGTGATTTAGCAGGTAATGCGCGAAAAATTCTCACAGCTGCCCAAGATGCAGCAGCGCAAGGTGCAGACTTATTATTAACACCTGAACTTTCCCTATGTGGCTACCCACCTAGAGATTTATTACTCGATCCGAGTTTTATGACAGCGATCGCCTCAACCCTACAACAACTCGCACACGACTTACCACCCCAGCTAGCAGTCTTAGTTGGTTGCGTTGAACCTAACGCCCAAGCACAGATTTCTGGTGGTAAACCTTTATTCAACAGCGTTGCTTTACTTCACCAAGGAATTCAGCATTTTCACAAACGCCTTCTTCCCACCTACGATGTCTTCGACGAAAATCGCTACTTTGAACCTGGGCAAGAAACTAAATTTTTTACGATTAATCCCTCACCCCTCACTTCTCGCCCCTCATCCCTCAAAATCGGTGTTACCATCTGCGAAGATTTGTGGAATGATGAAGAGTTTTGGGGAAAACGTCACTATGCAGTCAGTCCAATTACTGACTTAATTGAGGCAGGCGTTGACTTAATTGTGAATTTATCAGCTTCTCCTTACAGTGTCGCTAAACAACAACTACGCGAGGCTATGCTGAGTCATGCTGCTAGCCGTTATCGTTGCCCAATTCTGTACGCCAACCAAATTGCTGCTAATGATGACTTGATTTTTGATGGTTGTAGTGTCGGATTTAACCGTAATGGTGAGATGGTATGCCGCGCCGCTGCGTTTGAGCCAGAGTTACTTTTTGTTGAATTTGATGAAGAAAAGCAAGACTTACAACCTAGTATAATTGCCTCGATGCCAGAAAATAATGATGCCCAAATCTGGCAAGCTCTAGTGTTGGGCGTAAAAGATTATACCCGTAAGTGTGGCTTTTCTAAAGTTGTCATTGGTTTAAGTGGGGGTGTTGATTCTGCATTAGTAGCTGCGATCGCCACAGCAGCCCTTGGTAAAGAAAATGTCTTAGGCGTATTGATGCCTTCGCCCTATAGTTCTGAACATTCAATTAAAGATGCGTTGCAACTTGCCGCAAATTTAGGAATCCAAACACAAATCATACCTATTGAAGAGTTAATGCAAGGATATGACAGAACTTTAGCATCTTTGTTTGCTGATACGGAGTTTGGACTTGCTGAAGAAAATATTCAGTCGAGGATTCGCGGTAATTTGTTAATGGCGATTTCCAATAAATTTGGACATCTACTACTATCTACAGGAAATAAATCAGAAATGGCCGTCGGCTATTGCACCCTGTATGGTGATATGAATGGTGGCTTAGCCGTTATTGCTGATGTTCCTAAAACCCGCGTTTATTCTTTGTGTCGTTGGTTAAATCAAGACTTAGAAATTATTCCAGGAAATATTCTCACTAAAGCCCCTAGCGCCGAATTAAAACCTGGTCAAGTCGATCAAGATTCTTTACCATCATATGATGTACTTGATGATATTTTAGAGCGCTTTATTTGCAATCATGAATCTGCTAGTCAAATTACACAGGCAGGTCACGATCCAACAATAGTAGATCGCGTCATTAAAATGGTGGTACGGGCTGAATTTAAGCGCCGTCAAGCACCACCAGGGCTAAAAGTTACCGATCGCGCCTTTGGTACAGGCTGGCGAATGCCAATTGCTAACAAATGGGTATCCACAAGTAACTGCCCAACGAATACTCTTGAGCAAACTAGCCTTACCTCACAAACCTCAGCCTAA
- a CDS encoding glycine betaine ABC transporter substrate-binding protein — protein MKKFILLCFVTFSLILAIASCNPSTTTGGGGDIIVASKDFTEQDILGEMLAQHIENTTGLRVDRRLHLGGTFVCHQALLAGQIDTYIEYTGTAFTGILKQKPIGNPQAVYQQVRSSYAEQFNLEVTPPLGFENTFAIIVRGEDARAYNLQTISQAAQYTPQWQAGFGYEFIQREDGFPGLAQTYDLEFARSPRVMDLGLMYRALVDQQVDLVAGNSTDGQIARLDLAILEDDKSYFPPYEAAPIIRQATLQKYPQLLPAIQQLGGLITEDEMRSLNYQVEGELRDIQEVVREFLQAKIPAKNVKK, from the coding sequence ATGAAAAAATTTATTCTTCTTTGCTTTGTGACTTTTAGTTTGATTTTGGCGATCGCTAGTTGTAACCCCAGCACAACAACGGGCGGCGGTGGGGATATTATTGTTGCTTCTAAAGATTTCACTGAGCAAGATATTCTTGGCGAAATGTTGGCTCAACATATCGAAAACACAACCGGATTAAGAGTTGATCGCCGCTTACATTTGGGTGGAACTTTTGTCTGTCACCAAGCCTTACTTGCAGGACAAATTGATACTTATATTGAATACACTGGCACTGCTTTTACTGGTATTTTGAAACAAAAGCCAATTGGCAATCCCCAAGCTGTTTATCAACAAGTGCGATCGTCGTATGCAGAACAATTTAATCTAGAAGTTACTCCACCTTTGGGCTTTGAAAATACCTTTGCTATAATTGTGCGCGGTGAAGATGCAAGAGCCTATAATTTACAAACAATTTCCCAAGCTGCTCAATACACTCCACAATGGCAAGCTGGCTTTGGTTACGAATTTATTCAACGCGAAGATGGATTTCCAGGACTCGCTCAAACCTATGATTTAGAGTTTGCGCGATCGCCCCGAGTGATGGATTTAGGCTTAATGTATCGTGCCTTAGTTGATCAGCAAGTTGATCTGGTTGCTGGTAACTCTACTGATGGACAAATTGCCCGTTTGGATTTAGCAATTCTAGAAGACGATAAAAGCTATTTTCCCCCTTATGAAGCTGCACCCATTATTCGCCAAGCAACTTTGCAAAAATATCCTCAGCTACTACCTGCTATTCAACAACTTGGTGGGTTAATTACTGAAGATGAAATGCGCAGTTTGAATTATCAAGTTGAAGGGGAATTACGCGATATTCAAGAAGTCGTGCGCGAGTTTTTACAAGCTAAAATTCCAGCAAAAAATGTGAAAAAGTAG
- a CDS encoding aminotransferase class IV: protein MTHIYYINGKYIAADEACLPINDLGIVRGYGVFDFLRTYNGVPFKLREHVQRLQKSAELIELNLPWSTLEIEAIAQETFNRNQLPDANIRIIATGGISTDFITPSGEPSLIVIVTAVTEYPETYYTQGVKVITVQTERFIPGAKSLNYISAIMALQQAKQAKAIEALYINQQHVLEGTTTNLFIFRNNKLITPKENILQGITREVVLELAKNEFEIVEQPIYYSELNSCDEAFITATNKEIMPVTQIDDLQISSGKPGKNTQRLIHLFRNYTRFGNWS, encoded by the coding sequence ATGACACATATTTATTACATCAATGGGAAATATATTGCTGCTGACGAAGCTTGTTTACCAATTAACGATTTAGGAATTGTTCGAGGATACGGCGTCTTTGACTTTTTACGCACATACAATGGAGTTCCTTTCAAACTTCGCGAACACGTACAAAGGCTGCAAAAATCGGCAGAGTTAATTGAGTTAAACTTACCTTGGTCAACGTTAGAGATTGAAGCGATCGCTCAAGAGACATTCAACCGCAATCAATTACCTGACGCCAACATTCGTATCATTGCTACAGGTGGTATTTCAACTGATTTTATTACTCCTTCCGGTGAACCCAGCTTGATAGTCATTGTGACTGCTGTAACGGAATATCCTGAAACATATTACACACAAGGAGTCAAAGTAATCACAGTCCAAACTGAGCGATTTATCCCAGGCGCTAAGAGCCTCAACTATATCTCTGCAATTATGGCATTACAACAAGCAAAACAAGCTAAAGCGATTGAAGCACTCTATATAAATCAGCAACACGTTCTAGAAGGAACAACAACAAATTTATTCATATTTCGCAATAATAAACTCATTACTCCAAAAGAAAACATTCTCCAAGGTATTACCAGAGAAGTTGTTTTAGAACTTGCAAAAAACGAATTTGAGATCGTCGAACAGCCAATTTACTATAGTGAGTTAAACAGTTGTGACGAAGCTTTCATCACAGCCACAAACAAAGAGATTATGCCAGTGACGCAAATCGACGATCTCCAAATCTCAAGCGGTAAGCCAGGAAAAAACACCCAACGCCTTATACATTTATTTCGCAACTATACGAGATTTGGTAATTGGTCATAG
- a CDS encoding NUDIX domain-containing protein, with amino-acid sequence MPTRSQRKIADVVKPQPLADFKVGVDNAIFSVDTAQNRLLVLLVMRQQQPFLGQWCLPGTLVRQGESLEDAAYRILAEKIRVKNLYLEQLYTFGGPYRDPREETDKVRYLSVSYFALVRYEDAELIADGVSGIAWYPVKQVPQLAFDHNEILAYGHRRLKNKLEYSPVAFDVLPEVFTLNDLYQFYTTVLGEFSDYSNFRARLLKLGFLCDTGLKVSRGAGRPASLYRFNATAFAPFKDKPLVFI; translated from the coding sequence ATGCCAACACGCAGCCAAAGAAAAATTGCCGATGTAGTTAAACCACAGCCTTTAGCAGATTTTAAGGTTGGGGTAGACAACGCGATCTTTTCCGTTGACACTGCCCAAAATCGGCTTTTAGTCCTACTAGTGATGCGACAGCAACAACCTTTTTTAGGTCAATGGTGTTTACCTGGAACCTTGGTACGCCAAGGCGAATCGCTAGAGGATGCAGCGTATCGTATTTTAGCAGAGAAAATTCGAGTCAAAAATTTATACTTGGAGCAACTGTACACCTTTGGCGGACCCTACCGCGATCCTCGTGAGGAAACAGATAAAGTACGCTATCTTTCAGTAAGTTACTTTGCGTTAGTGCGCTATGAAGATGCGGAACTGATTGCCGATGGAGTGAGTGGAATCGCTTGGTATCCAGTGAAACAAGTTCCACAACTAGCATTTGATCATAATGAAATTTTAGCTTACGGACATCGCCGACTCAAAAATAAATTGGAATACAGCCCTGTCGCGTTTGATGTCTTACCAGAAGTTTTTACACTCAACGATCTATATCAATTTTATACCACAGTATTAGGTGAATTCTCTGATTATTCAAATTTTCGTGCCCGACTTTTGAAACTAGGCTTTTTGTGCGATACAGGGTTGAAAGTCTCACGCGGTGCAGGACGTCCCGCAAGTTTATACCGCTTTAATGCTACCGCCTTTGCTCCCTTTAAAGATAAACCTTTAGTATTTATTTAG
- the ggt gene encoding gamma-glutamyltransferase has protein sequence MPIASKYKPLTLVTIFLYFITPAKPATSAYVQPLRTKQAMVVSAHPLASEAGVEILRKGGNAVDAAVATTFAISVVEPFSAGIGGGGFLLLHQPGKESKALDFRERAPLKATRNMYLDAQGKVRPNASIDGYLSVAVPGTVAGMYQVHRQYGKLPWATLIAPAIRYARDGFVVSQRYTSAAESRQEAILANPAARQIFTRDRRMYQPGERLIQRDLAATLQSIAKNPQSFYTGNIARAIASDMARNGGLISLEDLRTYRPIWRTPVCGDFRNYRICSMPPPSSGGVHLLQILNIIGNTNLRSLGWRNPDALHLMVEAMRIAYADRSEYLGDPDFVKVPVAQLTSRDYATQRRQEIRMDTVRRSSEVKPVDRQTLLRYIKGKESSETSHLTVIDPQRNAVSLTFTINYGFGSGVVTPGTGILLNDEMDDFAAAPGVPNAYGLVGGDANAIAPRKTPLSSMTPTIVTENNRLRMAVGAPGGSTIITTVLQIILNALEYGMDTGSAVAAPRIHHQWLPDELRIEPFGLDYATIAELCRRGHKIEERSTWGNANAIVVTPDNTLEGAADPRGEGLPRGF, from the coding sequence ATGCCTATAGCCTCCAAGTACAAGCCACTAACGCTTGTCACCATTTTTCTATACTTTATTACTCCTGCCAAACCTGCAACCTCTGCTTATGTTCAACCACTCCGCACCAAACAAGCAATGGTTGTTTCTGCACATCCTCTAGCTAGCGAAGCAGGAGTAGAAATATTACGCAAAGGAGGTAATGCAGTCGATGCCGCAGTTGCAACAACGTTTGCGATCTCTGTTGTTGAACCATTTTCAGCGGGTATCGGAGGGGGTGGTTTTCTTTTACTCCACCAACCAGGGAAAGAAAGCAAAGCTTTAGATTTTCGCGAACGCGCACCCTTAAAAGCAACGCGGAATATGTATTTAGATGCGCAAGGCAAAGTGCGCCCCAATGCTAGTATTGATGGCTATTTATCAGTCGCAGTTCCTGGTACTGTGGCAGGAATGTATCAAGTGCATCGCCAGTATGGAAAGTTACCGTGGGCGACATTAATTGCACCAGCCATTCGCTATGCTCGTGATGGCTTTGTGGTATCGCAAAGGTATACTAGCGCTGCTGAAAGTCGTCAGGAAGCAATTTTAGCAAATCCCGCAGCACGACAAATTTTTACACGCGATCGCAGAATGTACCAGCCAGGCGAGAGATTAATTCAGCGAGATTTAGCAGCAACTTTACAATCAATTGCCAAGAATCCCCAAAGTTTTTATACCGGAAATATTGCGCGGGCGATCGCCTCCGACATGGCAAGAAATGGTGGTTTGATCTCCCTCGAAGATCTTAGAACCTATCGACCGATTTGGCGTACTCCTGTTTGTGGCGACTTTCGTAACTATCGCATATGTTCAATGCCACCGCCATCTTCTGGAGGCGTACACTTATTACAAATTTTGAACATCATCGGTAATACTAACTTGCGATCGCTAGGATGGCGTAACCCTGATGCCCTGCATCTGATGGTAGAAGCCATGCGAATTGCCTATGCAGATCGTTCCGAATATCTTGGCGATCCTGATTTTGTGAAAGTTCCTGTGGCGCAACTTACTAGTCGTGACTATGCTACTCAAAGACGTCAGGAAATCCGTATGGATACTGTACGACGTTCAAGCGAAGTCAAACCCGTAGACAGACAAACGCTACTACGCTACATCAAAGGTAAGGAATCATCCGAAACAAGTCATTTAACAGTCATTGATCCGCAGCGTAATGCTGTCAGCCTCACCTTTACAATCAACTACGGTTTTGGCTCTGGTGTTGTCACGCCAGGAACAGGAATTCTGCTCAACGACGAAATGGACGACTTTGCTGCTGCACCAGGAGTTCCCAACGCTTATGGGCTTGTCGGTGGAGATGCCAATGCGATCGCACCGCGTAAAACTCCTCTATCGAGTATGACACCTACTATAGTTACAGAAAATAATCGCTTGCGCATGGCAGTCGGCGCACCTGGCGGTAGCACAATTATCACGACAGTGTTGCAAATAATCCTCAATGCCCTAGAATACGGCATGGATACTGGCTCTGCAGTGGCTGCACCTCGAATTCATCACCAATGGTTGCCCGATGAGTTACGGATAGAACCTTTTGGTTTAGACTATGCCACGATCGCTGAATTATGTCGTCGGGGACATAAAATCGAGGAACGCTCTACCTGGGGTAATGCAAACGCGATCGTCGTGACTCCTGATAATACGCTAGAAGGTGCTGCCGATCCCCGTGGAGAAGGTTTGCCTAGGGGATTTTGA